Below is a genomic region from Papio anubis isolate 15944 chromosome 14, Panubis1.0, whole genome shotgun sequence.
TGTTCATATGTATGATTACTCATGTCTGGCATCAACAGCAAATAAACTCATTGCCTGAAGTGCATTTTTGCAGAGAAGCTAACTTGTTAAAGCATCATATTATCCTACActtaaacaattttgaaatattaaaaaaaattctgaactaCATATCACTCTTCTAACTTCCAAAATAGCATATACTAAAcagtaattatattttcaaaaggaaGAGGTCTTGTGTATGTGTTTGGATGGCGACCCAACCTAaacaaggatattttaaaaaaccgGAATGAAGGCCCTTGGAAAACTTGttctctcctcccttcttcctttcctccttccctcctgtatttattgaatattaactCTGTGTTAGGAAATAGACCTTGTCTCCAGGGAGCTTAGGagctaaaagaggaaaaaaacatggtCTTAGTCCATTTGTTCTGCTAAAGGTaaataccttagactggatactttataaatattagaaatgtatGTCTCATatttctgggggctgggaagtccaagatcaagagtCCAGCAGATTCAGAGTCTGGCGAAGGCTCACTCTCTGCTTCACAGATGGTGCctcttactgtgtcctcacatggtggaaaggcaAAAGGGGCAAAAAGGGACAAATGCTGTGTCCCCATCTGGTAGAAGAGAAGGGTGGGCAAAAAGGGACAAACTTGCTCTCTCAagtccttttataagggcactaatcccatccatgagggcagagccctcatagccTAATCACCTTCCCAAGGTCCCCTCTTAATGCCATCACCTTAAGgtttaagtttcaacatatgaatcttggAGCGACACATGTTCAAGCCAAAGCAGACACCAAAGTAAACGAGAGACAGAAAACATTATAGGGTCTATAATTGAAGATGAGActcttctccccctccctctctccctttctctcttttctgccttACTAAAAATGCCAGCAGTAACTTgcaaagatacacacacatggggttaaaaagaagaaattgtgaGGGAGAAATCTGAAAGTGAGAAAACGATGGAAGTCAGGTTAGTTGACAAATTACATTCATTAAATTTTCTCTGAATTACTGAAGGTGGGCCACAAATTTAGATCTAACTTCCTAGAAGCCAGCGCAAAGAGGAATACATAACCAACTGCAAAACTCAGTGTCCATAGGATTAAAACTATGGACCATGGGTATTAGGTGCAGTCTTTATAAGGCATTATGGGGTGTCATAAGCAATGACCTCAGTAACATCCCTAATGGCACCAAGGAGTTCTGTAGAGCATGACAAAAATCTGTATGGTTTggagaaagcagaaaacagaTAATATTAAATCCTGGCTGGAGTTAAACCCTTTTGTTGGGATTGGACTGGATTAGTCTGAGCCTCTGCTTATATTTTCCTATAATTCAGCATTCTATTTTAGGTACTGCACTAGAGGTATGCACTGGAGGTTATGGGAGTGGAGAGGGACACTCACCTTTGCCTCTGCCAGGGAAATGTGGGCTGATGCCAGCAATCTGGAGTAGATGATGCCTTTTGAAGGATCTGGTCAGAAGTTATTCagaaggaaaaggcaaggaaggcaCTCTATGCCTGAGAAAAGAGCATCAGTGTGGCACAGAGGTACACTGAATGCTGACAGGGAGCTACAGGCAGTTTGGAACTGAAAAAGTATGAAATATGAGGCAAAGTATGGTAGAAGGTGGAGCTGAAAAAGTAGGTAAGCGTCAGACTGTGTCCATCTTATATGCTCTGCTAAGAAATGTAGCTTCACTCCAGAGAAAGGTGCTGAGATGCCCCAAAGGGATTTAGGCAAGGGATTGTACATGCTAACTATTGCATTAATAATGCTGCACAATAAATCTCCCCAGAAGTAAGCAGCTTAAACAATAGTCTTGTTTTCTCACATGCAGGTCTGTGAGTCTGTGAGCATGGCTCTGCTTCACGCTGCAGGTCTTCAGGTTGGCTGGTGTGGCTGAGTGTATGGCTCAGACTGAAGGAACGGCAGCTACCCAAGGTTAGCTCTTCTCCTGGTGAAGCATGGAAAGTACAGATGGGTGAGTGGGCAGACAGATGCCTTTTGAGACCTCTTCAGAGAAGGGGTACATCGTCAGGTGCACACACATGCGTTAGTACAGCAAGTCATATGCTTGCAATACGATTCCCAATCCCAGTGAGGAGGGGAGAAAAACTGTTCTCTGTAGCGGAGGACTATAACGTCACATGGTGCAGGGggatgttaattattattattattattattatttgacacggagtctcgctatgtcacccaggctggagtgcagtggcacgatctgggctcactgcaagctctgcctcccgggttcacaccattcttccacctcagcctcccgagtagctgggactataggtgcctgacaccacactcggctatgttttttttgtatttttagtagagacgggttttcaccatgttatccaggatggtctagatctcctaacctcgtgatctgcctgccttggcctcccaaagtgctgggattacaggcatgagccaccacacccagccgatgTTAATTCATTTTATAGGGAGGTTGTGAAAAATTATCAGCAATAATTCAATCTATCTTGGGGTAAAGCAGCTAGACTTGACTTTTTATGACTAGAGATGATTCACTTGGGAAGTTGTGTGGAAAGCAGATCTGAGAGAGGTGATGCTGTAGTCAGAGGGACCAGTGAGGGGGGTTAGGTGAGACTTAGTGAGAACCTAGGCTGGGCAACAGTGAGCTGGGATGAAATAGAGTTGACTCAAAAAAATCATATGACATAAAACCATCAGGACTAAAGACTTAGGGTCATTTATGGCTGGTTTTCAGAAACCTCCATTTAACTTACTCAGAGTTCAGATTGCATAAGAAACTGCTAAGGTTTGCATAAGAAACTGTTAGTTGCCTACCTAAtatccattttattctttcttattaaaaCAACCCAGATTTTACTTGTGACATTAATATACCCAACTTTAACAAATGTTCTAGCTTCCCTTGTAGCTGGGAGGTGATCATATGGTAAGCTCTGCCTATtagaacataaagaaaattaacTGGGTCAATTAccaggaaaacttttttttttttttttttttttcctgagacggggtctcactttgttgcccagactggagtgcagtggcacactctattggccggctggtctcgaactcctgacctcaaatgatccactcgcctcggtcgcccaaagtgctgggattacaggcatgagccaccacctctggccACCAGGAAAACTTTTTAAAGGGGCATGTACCCCTTTACAGTTGTTGTTACCTTCTTCCTGCCTTACATGTAGCTGGATGGCTAGAATTCCAACAGCCATGTTATGGACATGAGGCAATCATGCCAAACGGGACTGAGCAGAAAGAAGGAGCCTAAGATTTTTACCACCTCATGAAGACACCATACCAGCCCTCAGCTGCCTCTCTTTAGAATACCACGTAGGTGagaaaaaataagtgatttttttaaagtgactgttttttgagtttctgtttttagCAGTCAAGTGAAGCTCCTGACACCATATATGACCTTAGCAACATGAAGCAACATTATTCATTCATGCAGAAAATTATTATTCTGAATCAATGACCAAAATTAGAAACATCAAAACCTTAAGATGATGTAGCTCAACTGTAAGCCACTGCTAGTGTATATAATTTgcagagagttttttttttttttttttttttttgctttccttcttccttgTCCTCCCAACACAAGTCTAATTTCTCCTCTCAGCCATCTATCTCTCATGTCCATTAGGTGCTAACTGATCAGAGGGAGTTAGGAGAGAAGGGGCTGGCTGTTTCATTTTAGAATAGGGCTCTTGAAGAACCCGTGATAGAGGAATACACAGAAGTCCTGGTTCCTATTTCTAGACAAGAGGCTGCCCAGTGTAGTATGTAACATCAGTAATAATAAGGTTGCATTTCTGTAGGGTTGCTCGATCAAGCACTTCATATCATTAGCTGCCCTAGGGCCAGTAAGGTCGGATAATTTGTTCAAGGACAAGAACTAACATGTAACAGAGATAGGACTTATCTTTTTCTGAccttcactttccttttctgtgacAAAATCGGTCTTAGGAACTGTGTTGAGCAGAGCCTTCTGTGGGCATGAGAGCTGCTTGGAGGtgtcaaagaaaaattgtatCCAATATAGTTAAACAGACAAGGGGGATTTATTCAAGACTACTGCaatagggaagagagagagggaggcagagtcaACTCCACCGAAACAGGAGGGGAGCTAGTAGAAGAGTAGTGGAGGAGATTAGGGTGGGAAGTTGGTCAGTGTAATGAGGCCATTTGTGTTTCCTAGTTGGAACTTATTAGTTAGGCTCCTGCTTTCCACAAACACTGGGAGATAGGGACCCTCTTTTCCCTCATGATTATATTTCAAAGGGATGCCTCACAGATCCCTGAGAAAGATCCCCAGGCTGTGAAACCCAGCAAGAGGCTAAGAGATTTACATATCACAGGGTCAGAGGAAACATTCATCAGTGGAAGTTTGCTGAAGTAAATGCTCTGAGAAAAGGAAGGTCAGGGGCCTACAGTTAGGAAGAAACCTGTCTAAAGCTTAGTCAAGCTGAGGGGAATGTTAAGGGCCTTCTTGGTCACAGTAAGCAGTACCACCTCTCTTTGCCTCTCCTGGGAGCCAGGTCTCAGTGTCCCCAATAGAGGACACACACTGACCGGCGGGTGAAGGGACTGATTTCGATTCTCATCCTACCAGATAGAGATTATTCTCTCTGCACCCGGGTTAACTGAAACCCGGTGGGGTAGATCCTTGCCATTTTCCGGCCCTGTCCCCCACTGGAAATAACATGCCAGTCAAGGGCATCCACCTCTTTAGGCAAAAGCATGTTTTCAGCCCAGAGAGGATTCCACCCAACTTTACAAGAGGATAGCCCAAAGATAGAAGCCAGGGACTCAGACTTCCTCCTTCCAGAAATAACCATCATAAAAAAGCCGACCCAGTAAACGCCTGGCAGCCTGCGGcatagaagaaaatggaaatctcCTTGGCTGGCATTTCAGCTTGCCTGAGGGGGCTTGCTTTGCTCCGAGGGGAGGTGACTGTGCTGACCTTAAAATCTAGGTTTCAGGAAGCAGGAGatgaaggtattttattttcgCCTAAAGGctttgatatttttcaaataaaattttaaaagatccaGTACCTTCTCCCGAAGCTTCTTCATAGAGTAGTGGGTTTTTAGAAGAGACAAAGGGCTAGGGGTGGGgcgagggtgggaggtggggatgggtAGTCCCTAAAGAGCAGTGCCCTGAAGcctcttttcccccttttcaGACCATTTGGATTTTCTCAAGCtaccccttcccccaacccccgtTTTTGCCATTTGCTTCTTCTCCCATTCTCCAAAGTGCAAACAACTGGTTATCCCTCAGGTCCTGCTACCCTATCTTTCCTGATGCCCTATCCCTCCAAATACCAAGCACCTCGCATTTGGGTCAGCAGCTGTTTCCCCCGCCTGGTGACAAGCGCGGTCACCAGGACAGAGGACAGAGGAGGGAGCTTCTTCCGCCACACGGTGGCGCGCGCGAGCCTCCCAAAGCCCGGGCGGCCACAGCTCCGCACTTTCTCCCCATTCCAGCCCCACCCGCACCCGGGAGCAGAAGGAGCCGCGCCCCCAGCCCTCCCGGGCTGGACAGCGGGGAGCGCACCTCGGGGGCCCGGACAGCGGTCGAGTGGCAGCTGCGTCCAGCCCATGCGGGAGCTGCTGCGGGTTACGGGTGGCCCCAGCTCCAGGCTCCTCCTCCAGCCggtcccccaccctccaccccttcTCGACTCGGCTCTGCAAATCGAAGGCTTCCCGGAGCAGCCTAGGAGCGGCCGCGGGCGCAGCGAAGGCGACAGGAGGAGCGCAGCAGCCTTCGGGCAGCCACCGCGGCGTCTCTAGAGTAGCCGGGGAGGCGCCGCGGAGCCGGGCGCGCCCTCCACGCTAGGAGAGGGGAGAAGCCGGGGGCTGCAGCTGGGCAAGGGGGAGGAAAGTGCGTGTGCGTGCGCGCCTGTGTGCAAGGCAGAGAGTGCGGGGGTCGACAGTCTCGGCTTAGGGcggaggagagggcaggggaaCGGGGGTGCAGCTCCCCCGCCGTCCCCGAGGTTTTCCCGCGGCTGCCCCGGGCTTCCCAGCGCCCCTCACCATGGACTTGCTCGGAGTTGGGACGGGCCTCAGTAGCAGCGAGCGGCTGGCTGCCGGGCCCTGGGGGAGCGCGGGCGCGCGCGCGGGGATGGCGAGGTAGGATGGCCACCCAGCGCGACCCCCGCCGCCCCAACCCAGCGGCCCCTGGGCGGTGCCGCTGACTCGCCGGAGCGCACAGGGGTGTGGGCGGAGGCGGCCCCGCCGCGCCCGCGCCTTCGGGAGTCGCCTCGCCTCTTCCACCCACTTGCACCTGCCACCGCGCAGATACCATGTCGAAGGCGGCCGgaggcgcggcggcggcggcggcggaaaGTTGTTCCCCAGCCGCGGCCGGCTCGACCACAGCCGCGCCCGTGGAGGACCTGTCCAAAGTGTCAGACGAGGAGCTGCTGCAGTGGAGCAAGGAGGAGCTGATCCGCAGCCTGCGGCGCGCCGAGGCGGAGAAGGTGAGCGCGATGCTGGACCACAGCAACCTCATCCGCGAGGTGAACCGCCGCCTGCAGCTGCACCTTGGCGAGATCCGCGGCCTCAAGGTGAGCGCGGGCCAGGTGGGGAGGCGCGGCGCGGCTGGGAGCTGGGTGCCCCGGGGAGGCGGGGCCAGGCaaactttccctccctccctcaacaggTGATCCTTCCCTTCTCCCGGTCGGCACCCCCTGCCCCCAGTCCCTGTGAAACTTTTCCAAACTTTGGAGGCGTCTGCTCCTCTCTTCTCCCCAACACGGGGCGCGCCAGTGTCTGGCTGTTCGCGGTGCAATGCGGCGGGAGGCGCGGACGCGGAGGACACTGGAAAGCAGGCAGGGAGGTGAAGGGCACACCGACCTTTTATTTCTTAGGGAGGTTGGAAAATCAGTCTTGGGGAGCCAGGTTTCAGTCAGTCAGGGGGAAAGGCCAGGGAGGGGGTGAGTCCAGGAGATCTTCGCCTTGGAGGGTCGGGGATGCGGCTGCTCTGGGCCAGCAGCTCCTGGGCGGGCAGAGGGCGAGGAAAGGGCGCCACTGCCAGGGAGAGCGGCTGGCGGGGTGCCCGGGAGAAGCAGCGGGCGCCACCCTCAGAGCTGTCTTGTGTCACCGGGTACATAGGAGTTCAAGCTCTGCCTTCACGCTTCTACCGACTCCTGTGCTTTCCCTCTTCCAGAGTTTGGAAGGCGTCGCCTGGAGTTGCCTTACTCCCCTTCCCATTTAACCCTAGGTTGactgggggaaaggggaggagcaAAGAGACTCAGTGTGGAAGGAGCAGGGTTTTGACAGGGTACCCCAGGTGTTGGTCAGTGATCTTTCTTTTTGAGCCAGCCCCCCTGCCACCCTTTTCTAGGAAAAGAGGGGAAACGGCCCCCGTCCCCCCAAGCTCActaactttcttttctccttggaGAGGGCTGGGTCTGGAGCAGTGTGCCTGCCCAGCTGCAGTACACGGGTGGCCGGGAACCGCCCTGCTGGGGAGCACCGCAAACTTCCTCTCCTTCCAGCTAGCGCTGGTGCCTCCTGGTATTCCTTCCTCTCATTGTTCTGCTTTGTTTAtaggaagccagacacaaacgAGATCAGTGCAGGGACTTCAGGGAGCAAATTCCCGAAGGCACAGGCTGTTCTTGTCGCCTTTCCACTCCCATCCCCACATATCAGGCAGTAGATGCTGTTCCTGAATTGCCTCAGTGCTCCAGCTCTGGGTTCCGGGGcaaggaagagtgggaagggtAGAATGCCCAAGGCTCACCTACGTGCTGGGCCCAGTTCAGGTGGAGATGGCCTTCTCCTGAGGCCGGAACTCATTGTCATATAGTCCCTAGAGTGGGTGCAGGTAGGAATATTCCTCCAGTCAGAAAAATCCCAAGGCTTGCTCTCTCTTTTGGTTTAATTCATTACTAACAgagtatttattaagtgccaggCTCTTTGGGGAATAGAGGCAGGCTAATGTAGTAGGAAGATGATCTCAGAGGTGAGTGAATTCTAGAAACCTCATTTGCCAGGAGGGTGAGCTTGGGTAATTACTTTCTCAGATCCTCATTTTATTCACCAATACAATCAATGATAACTATTTCTGAGGGTGTTATGACAAGTTATGATTATGTGGGGGAAGGTTTAATACGTGACTATAAAATGGTAGTTACTGTCATCAGGAAAGGACTTACAAATCTATGGCTGTGTGTCTCCAAGATTTTGGTTTCTTAGGCAGAGCTGGACAAGGGGACATTAGTTTGTCACCCTCTAATTTGAGCTTCTTCCATGGTCTGAACCATCGTGTGATTTAGAAGAGTTGGAAGAGTTactattaaatgttttaatagtaTGGAGCATCAAAATAATAGCTCAGAAACACTTGAAATTTCCTTTAGTTTCTGTGGATTGACTGTGTGTGAGGGTCTATGTGTGGGTAGGGGAGGGGGGTGGTAGAGTGGGTTGGTAGAGTGCCTGGGCTTCATTCCAGTAGCTTCACGTAGAGAAGTAGCTATTAGGTCAGCTAAGGGCACTTACGCCCAAGTAGGAAAGTCTCCTTGTGATCTAGATTCATGACCTGGCATTAAAAGACTTTCCAGTCTACTTCCTTGTCAAGTTCAGAAATGATGGGGGCAGGTTGCTTTCTGATGCAGCCTCTACTCTTCTCATGTCATCCCTGTGCTGCTGCAAGGAGCAGACTCCCAGGCTTCTGACTCAGCCGTGAATGTGCTGTGGTTTTACTCTTCGGAGAGGCCAGCCTTCTCCCTTCCCTGTTTTATTTTGGCTTAGAGCTTCCTTGGACACCATAGTAATCCATATATGTGGTTGACTGAATAAATGATAGGTAcgtttatttattttggcttaactggaagaaaagaagaactgtttttgttgttgttgttgttgttatggagGGGGGTGCATCTGAGTACTCTCTGAGAACTACATATGTGGGGGAATTAAGACcatgatactttttcttttttatgcctcTTTTTATGAGCTGACTTTGAAATTGCATCTAAATATTTGTAAGGCTACTAGGTATTATTGTAGCTGTGGACACAGGAGATGACAGCATCAGTTCTTTACTTCTCAGGGGCCTGTGGCCGGGTCCTAGCACTGATTGACTTGTTTGTGTTTAAATATTTGGGAGGCAGGGCAGCGTAGGGGCCCCGAGAAGTAGAAAGATAAAGGATTTGGATTCTGACAATTTGGGCAGCTTTGGCAAACTGTTAAACTCTCTGtcccttggtttcctcatctgctcgTGGAGATTTTAATTCCACATGAGGTTTTATGAGGATGAAATATACCCTAGATGAAGAAACCCCAGTGAGGTTAGATAGTTTTCTCAAGGTCAGACAGACATAAAGTGTTCAAAATCGGCCTGCGTTCCTTTTCTTTTGGCTAGTTGACATTCTTTGCTTAGGATGTGTGGTCCTGGAAGGGGTGGAGAAGGGAGATTCTAGTTAGGGTTATGTTGTAAGGAACTGGATTCCTGAGAACCATGTCTTCCGACTGCTGAGCATATACCAACACTTCAGGCTGCTCTGACCCAGTATCCCGGTTGGGGGCCGATTTGGGGATGAATCTCTGTAGATTTGTTTTCTGCATTGCATTAATTTCCCTCATTGGTTCCTAACCCAACCACCCACCTGCCCACCACCCTGCTCTGCAATGAAGCAaaatcacaaattaaaacaattatttaactgTAGATACAGTACTTGATAGTCTTCAGGCATAAGATTGAAATATTGGTTGGTGTGCTACGAAGTGGACTTAAAGTTTTTAAAGTCCACTTAGACACTTGGATAATATCTGGTGGCCTATGGCAATGTTAAAAGGACACCTAG
It encodes:
- the LOC103876961 gene encoding uncharacterized protein LOC103876961, which translates into the protein MPYPSKYQAPRIWVSSCFPRLVTSAVTRTEDRGGSFFRHTVARASLPKPGRPQLRTFSPFQPHPHPGAEGAAPPALPGWTAGSAPRGPGQRSSGSCVQPMRELLRVTGGPSSRLLLQPVPHPPPLLDSALQIEGFPEQPRSGRGRSEGDRRSAAAFGQPPRRL